One genomic segment of Sphingobacteriales bacterium includes these proteins:
- a CDS encoding thioredoxin domain-containing protein — MNRLANQTSPYLLQHAHNPVNWYAWGDEALEVAQQTNKPLLISIGYAACHWCHVMERECFENEQIAAIMNEYFVCIKIDREERPDLDQIYMDAVQAITGSGGWPLNCFATPQGLPFYGGTYFPPTPRWGKPDWPSVLLHMHNAWQNQNEVVLQQANQIAAHITTDTALKINSNEANNLPSSAHYEYNNEVKNAQTNQKIAANIARQFDTQAGGFGSAPKFPSTMAINWLQLYYMTTLRESLLQHASFSLQAMSSGGICDHLGGGFARYAVDKYWIVPHFEKMLYDNALLINVLIQDYLITKNELMLQVAEQTFSFMQRDLGGTENAAFFASIDADSEGQEGKFYVWQKNEIEAILGQDKAQIYCQCYNITKQGNWEGTNILHLTQSWEQLAKQTQTTQTHLQTLIKQCNQQLWLHRAQRAHPALDDKIILAWNALAISATAALAAATNNNYYHKQLQRQIAFVLQVFKKQPINQWQLYHVYTKGQAAYCAFLDDYALLIAALIDAYQVLFDIELLENAKALTEHVLQNFADQNTGSPLLFYTPIYQTDAVLRKKEIYDGATPSGNSTMALNLLRMSFFTGNISWRQQSLQMVQAVEAAIIEHPASFGQWATVLLQHTTTIFEIVVSGPNALTLAAEINTLYLPNKIMMVNNSQYKDEETRINNSPESKLKKSGKITETQNWPLLDGRYHPEETHIYVCHNYACQMPVADIYAFKKQINYSL, encoded by the coding sequence ATGAACCGCCTTGCCAACCAAACGAGTCCCTACTTATTGCAACATGCCCATAACCCTGTCAATTGGTATGCGTGGGGCGACGAAGCATTAGAAGTGGCGCAACAAACTAACAAACCATTGCTGATAAGTATTGGCTACGCTGCCTGCCATTGGTGCCACGTAATGGAGCGCGAGTGCTTTGAAAATGAACAAATTGCAGCCATTATGAACGAATATTTTGTTTGTATAAAAATTGACCGCGAAGAACGCCCCGACCTCGACCAAATATATATGGATGCTGTGCAAGCAATAACTGGCTCCGGAGGCTGGCCACTTAACTGCTTTGCTACGCCGCAAGGCCTGCCCTTTTATGGCGGAACTTATTTCCCTCCTACTCCCCGCTGGGGCAAGCCCGACTGGCCAAGTGTGCTGCTTCACATGCACAACGCCTGGCAAAACCAAAACGAAGTAGTTTTGCAACAAGCCAACCAAATTGCCGCACATATTACTACCGATACCGCTTTAAAAATTAATAGCAATGAGGCCAATAATTTACCATCATCAGCCCATTATGAATACAATAACGAAGTAAAAAATGCCCAAACCAACCAAAAAATAGCTGCAAATATTGCGCGTCAATTCGATACCCAAGCAGGCGGTTTTGGTTCGGCGCCTAAGTTCCCAAGCACCATGGCTATTAATTGGTTGCAACTTTATTATATGACTACACTAAGAGAGTCACTTTTGCAACATGCAAGCTTTTCGTTGCAAGCTATGAGCAGTGGCGGCATTTGCGACCATTTAGGAGGTGGTTTTGCCCGCTATGCCGTTGATAAATATTGGATTGTACCGCACTTCGAAAAAATGCTGTACGACAATGCACTATTAATAAATGTACTAATTCAAGACTATTTAATTACAAAAAATGAATTAATGCTACAAGTTGCCGAACAAACCTTTTCTTTTATGCAGCGCGATTTGGGCGGCACTGAAAATGCAGCATTTTTTGCATCGATTGATGCCGACTCAGAAGGGCAGGAGGGCAAATTTTATGTTTGGCAAAAAAATGAAATTGAAGCTATTTTAGGTCAAGACAAGGCTCAAATTTATTGCCAATGTTATAATATTACTAAACAAGGCAACTGGGAGGGTACAAATATTTTACACCTTACCCAATCATGGGAACAATTAGCAAAACAAACACAAACAACGCAAACGCATTTGCAAACGTTAATTAAACAATGTAACCAACAATTATGGTTACACCGAGCGCAAAGAGCGCATCCGGCATTAGACGATAAAATAATATTAGCATGGAATGCTTTAGCCATATCGGCAACTGCTGCCTTGGCGGCTGCCACCAATAACAACTACTACCATAAACAGTTGCAGCGGCAAATCGCCTTTGTATTGCAGGTTTTTAAAAAACAGCCGATTAACCAATGGCAGTTATATCATGTTTATACCAAAGGACAAGCAGCATATTGCGCTTTTTTAGACGACTACGCCTTGCTAATTGCCGCCTTAATAGATGCCTACCAGGTATTATTTGATATTGAATTACTTGAAAATGCTAAAGCACTAACCGAACATGTTTTGCAAAATTTTGCCGACCAAAATACAGGTAGTCCCCTGCTTTTTTATACTCCAATATACCAAACCGATGCTGTATTGCGCAAAAAAGAAATATATGATGGCGCAACACCCTCGGGAAACAGCACCATGGCACTCAATTTACTCCGGATGAGTTTTTTTACCGGAAACATCAGTTGGCGCCAACAATCGTTGCAAATGGTGCAAGCAGTAGAGGCGGCGATTATAGAACATCCTGCCAGTTTTGGGCAATGGGCAACAGTTTTATTGCAACACACAACCACAATCTTTGAAATTGTAGTCTCGGGCCCCAACGCATTAACGCTTGCAGCCGAAATAAATACTTTATATTTACCTAATAAAATAATGATGGTAAACAATAGTCAATACAAAGATGAAGAAACAAGAATTAACAACTCACCTGAAAGCAAGCTAAAAAAATCCGGAAAAATAACAGAAACCCAAAATTGGCCTTTATTAGATGGCAGGTATCATCCGGAAGAAACACATATTTATGTTTGCCATAATTATGCTTGTCAAATGCCAGTAGCCGACATTTATGCGTTTAAAAAACAAATTAATTATTCTTTATAG
- a CDS encoding T9SS type A sorting domain-containing protein: MRTLLLVFCFVLCFLGLNQATIQAQIIEKGDTIEVQTFTWDMPSPPGKGYNTSAYKGSFAFPPAQDYERVIMQHHIKCDPKTEADDNDCGEWDYLTWTNLIDSTGKFDSTRRTQVNFTVNNATPDSFAYTTKTQYTNIYEWQNYIATDNNTVTASAKIGTNSQTDTMAIGDVRFQTLWQAYELTNAGLTAGQILELLLETGNKTLPVTPLVIRIKQTTASDLNSNQLEDAAGFTEVYRRNTMLISGWNKLQFTTPFDWDGTSNLIIEFAYRNNDTDPYTQFYGDLMTDFNSAAVVLGKDGCIEFGGGSDKLLLPDNALNDIKDEITIAFWAYGDPKSQPQDASIFEGINNKGQRVLNIHAPWSNGNIYWDAGSDNNGGYDRIEKNASTQNYEGQWNHWAFVKNTATGKMEIYLNGTLWHSGTNKKLTMEGITKFQMGAAITYKGPYNGRINEFAIWNKALDQTTIANYMYHSLDANHPFAANLQVYYPFNETTGLTATDASGNKNDATLIGYPQWRSLHPTQLYANVNLTNWRPQIQLGMGQFLSDVGQDLAYAEGSEVDPVMVTLYENETTNAIILDNDPKHPNKPTQTFYAWPSGYTYNYDNFGNKLDSVAIPAEATLVRKDGVYYSPVVTFEIGRQITPYGIQLDLGDGFLWETDVTDYAPLLRDQVYLTAGNGQELLDLKFIFIKGKPARKVVGIKNLYQGSYDYGAMIEDKQMQPVNIPLSAQAKQFRIKTRTSGHGFGNNNENCAEFCKKSHYIDINDSQKFKWDVWRLCATNPIYPQGGTWVYDRGGWCPGDIVPDYNWELTPFVTPGETVKIDYRIQKASLAPFGNYHQTVQLISYEQANHALDVAMVDIIKPSNKDYYKRKNPTCGNPLIRIRNNGSETLTSALIEYGVEKDDNGFAVTFPCWHRWEGTLKPYEETDVELPLLNWTNLNPDKPVFWAKVFEPNYGIDEDTLNNKIYSPFSLPPRYETGMSLNFKTNSAASQNFITVTNDKAEVVYEKASLTNNKTYTEKLTLDNGCYELYVADSGENGLSWWAASSEGNGWFKLKDPQAQDYVYFKPTPGSAPQAGFDPDFGAEIRHWFTIGYTMGEEFNNIECKNTTGINNAISQQGGLMLNLNPNPTQGLSVATITQTTPQEGTIQVFDVQGRVLHQNNLPAQTIFVQPLQLPNVAGMYYVQITTQTQTLRQTIIVNR; the protein is encoded by the coding sequence ATGCGTACTTTATTACTTGTTTTTTGTTTTGTTTTATGTTTTTTAGGCTTGAACCAAGCAACTATTCAGGCTCAAATTATTGAAAAAGGCGATACCATTGAAGTGCAAACCTTTACATGGGATATGCCAAGCCCCCCCGGAAAAGGCTATAACACAAGCGCCTACAAAGGCTCGTTTGCCTTTCCGCCTGCCCAAGACTACGAGCGGGTAATTATGCAGCACCATATTAAATGCGACCCCAAAACCGAAGCCGATGACAATGATTGTGGAGAATGGGACTACCTTACTTGGACAAACCTTATTGACTCGACTGGCAAGTTTGACAGCACACGCCGCACACAAGTAAATTTTACCGTCAATAACGCAACCCCCGACTCGTTTGCGTACACCACAAAAACGCAATATACTAATATTTACGAGTGGCAAAACTATATTGCAACTGATAATAATACCGTAACCGCATCGGCCAAAATTGGCACAAACAGCCAAACAGATACTATGGCAATTGGCGATGTGCGCTTTCAAACCTTATGGCAGGCTTACGAACTTACAAACGCCGGACTTACCGCCGGGCAAATTTTAGAATTATTGCTTGAAACAGGCAATAAAACACTGCCAGTTACCCCCTTGGTTATACGCATTAAACAAACAACAGCCAGCGACTTAAACAGTAATCAATTAGAAGATGCCGCAGGCTTTACAGAAGTTTATAGACGAAATACCATGTTAATATCCGGATGGAACAAACTACAATTTACAACCCCATTTGACTGGGATGGCACCTCGAACTTAATTATTGAGTTTGCCTATCGCAACAACGATACCGACCCCTATACCCAATTTTATGGCGACCTAATGACCGATTTTAATAGTGCCGCCGTAGTTTTAGGCAAAGATGGTTGTATAGAGTTTGGCGGTGGCAGCGACAAATTGCTACTTCCGGATAATGCCTTAAACGATATTAAAGACGAAATTACCATAGCTTTTTGGGCCTACGGCGACCCTAAATCTCAACCCCAAGATGCCTCGATATTTGAGGGCATTAATAATAAAGGACAGCGTGTTTTAAATATACACGCTCCGTGGAGCAATGGCAATATTTATTGGGATGCCGGCAGCGACAACAACGGCGGCTACGACCGGATAGAAAAAAATGCCAGTACTCAAAACTACGAAGGACAATGGAACCATTGGGCTTTTGTAAAAAATACAGCTACCGGCAAAATGGAAATTTACCTTAATGGCACCTTGTGGCATAGCGGCACTAATAAAAAATTAACCATGGAGGGCATTACTAAGTTTCAAATGGGGGCAGCAATTACCTATAAAGGCCCTTATAATGGCCGAATTAACGAGTTTGCAATTTGGAACAAAGCCCTTGACCAAACAACTATTGCCAACTATATGTACCACAGCTTAGATGCAAACCATCCATTTGCAGCAAATTTACAAGTTTATTATCCTTTTAACGAAACCACAGGGCTTACAGCTACAGATGCTTCGGGTAATAAAAATGATGCTACTTTAATTGGATACCCACAATGGCGCAGTTTGCACCCTACGCAACTATATGCCAACGTGAATTTAACCAATTGGCGGCCTCAAATTCAATTGGGTATGGGCCAGTTTTTATCAGATGTAGGGCAAGATTTAGCTTATGCTGAGGGCTCAGAAGTGGACCCGGTTATGGTAACATTGTACGAAAATGAAACTACTAACGCCATTATTTTAGACAATGACCCCAAGCACCCCAATAAACCCACCCAAACCTTTTACGCATGGCCATCGGGCTACACGTATAATTACGATAATTTTGGAAACAAACTCGACTCGGTTGCCATTCCCGCCGAAGCTACCCTTGTACGCAAAGATGGCGTTTACTATAGCCCCGTTGTAACCTTTGAAATAGGCCGACAAATTACCCCCTATGGCATTCAACTCGATTTGGGCGATGGCTTTTTATGGGAAACCGATGTGACAGATTACGCACCATTGCTTAGAGACCAAGTCTATTTAACCGCCGGAAATGGACAGGAACTACTTGACCTAAAATTCATTTTCATTAAAGGTAAACCAGCTCGCAAAGTAGTAGGTATTAAAAATCTATATCAGGGAAGCTACGATTATGGCGCTATGATAGAAGACAAACAAATGCAGCCTGTTAATATCCCTTTGTCAGCTCAAGCTAAACAATTCCGGATAAAAACCCGTACATCGGGGCATGGTTTTGGCAATAACAACGAAAACTGCGCCGAATTTTGTAAAAAATCTCATTATATAGATATTAACGACTCGCAAAAATTTAAATGGGATGTATGGCGGCTTTGTGCCACCAACCCCATTTATCCGCAGGGCGGAACTTGGGTTTACGACCGCGGCGGCTGGTGCCCCGGCGATATTGTGCCCGATTATAACTGGGAGCTTACCCCCTTTGTAACTCCAGGAGAAACCGTAAAAATTGACTACCGCATACAAAAAGCAAGCTTAGCCCCTTTTGGAAATTATCATCAAACGGTGCAGCTAATAAGCTACGAACAAGCCAACCATGCCCTCGATGTGGCAATGGTAGATATAATTAAACCCAGCAATAAAGATTATTATAAGCGTAAAAATCCAACCTGCGGCAACCCACTAATTCGCATACGCAACAACGGCTCCGAAACACTTACTTCGGCACTCATCGAATATGGCGTTGAAAAAGATGACAACGGCTTTGCTGTTACTTTTCCGTGTTGGCATCGTTGGGAAGGCACCCTTAAACCCTACGAAGAAACTGACGTTGAACTGCCTTTGTTGAACTGGACAAATTTAAATCCGGATAAACCGGTATTTTGGGCTAAAGTATTCGAACCAAATTATGGTATTGACGAAGATACACTTAACAATAAAATTTATTCGCCCTTTAGTTTGCCACCGCGTTACGAAACTGGCATGTCGTTAAATTTTAAAACCAATAGTGCCGCCTCACAAAACTTTATTACTGTAACCAATGATAAAGCTGAAGTGGTGTACGAAAAAGCCAGCCTAACCAATAATAAAACCTATACCGAAAAACTTACCCTCGATAACGGTTGCTACGAATTATATGTAGCCGATAGCGGCGAAAATGGGCTTTCGTGGTGGGCTGCCTCAAGCGAGGGCAATGGATGGTTTAAACTTAAAGACCCTCAAGCGCAAGATTATGTTTATTTTAAACCCACACCCGGCTCGGCACCGCAGGCCGGCTTTGACCCCGATTTTGGTGCCGAAATAAGGCATTGGTTTACCATTGGTTATACAATGGGCGAAGAGTTTAATAATATCGAATGTAAAAATACTACCGGAATTAACAACGCAATTAGTCAGCAAGGTGGATTGATGCTTAACTTAAATCCTAACCCCACACAAGGCCTTAGCGTAGCTACCATTACCCAAACCACCCCACAAGAAGGCACAATACAAGTTTTTGATGTACAAGGCCGTGTTTTACACCAAAATAACCTGCCCGCACAAACAATATTTGTTCAACCTTTGCAGTTGCCTAATGTTGCCGGCATGTACTATGTACAAATTACCACACAAACCCAAACCCTGCGCCAAACGATTATAGTAAATAGGTAA
- a CDS encoding type IX secretion system membrane protein PorP/SprF, translated as MFFANLIIKAQQVPQYSQMALRPALFNPAAVSNAHAISLEGLLRGQWTGISGWPFSQTVMANMPLPGISSYGGLLLSNDNAGALRSTNFQLRYAYAKKLQNKQRLAFGIAGGIMQVGLNGDELITPDGNYSGSIDHIDPILPAITTNAVAFEVGAGVYWNNQKWYAGLTTERAIATKTRFNFENGNLLLKNQLHTTFNVGTEFWLTNIITLHPNAVVKTNFKVLQTEALLIAAFSEIYQIGIGFRGYNPNSIDAFLLYGGILLNKKLSVGYTYDITLSGLRNTSSGSHELGIKYQKPLLFKSAKGKTLYNPRFL; from the coding sequence TTGTTCTTTGCAAATTTGATAATAAAGGCGCAACAAGTGCCACAATACTCGCAAATGGCTTTACGCCCGGCATTGTTTAACCCAGCAGCCGTAAGTAATGCCCATGCAATAAGTTTAGAGGGTTTGTTGAGAGGACAATGGACAGGTATTTCGGGTTGGCCGTTCTCGCAAACTGTTATGGCCAATATGCCCTTGCCCGGAATTAGCAGCTACGGTGGTTTACTGCTTAGCAATGATAACGCAGGGGCTTTGCGCAGCACTAATTTTCAGCTGCGCTACGCTTATGCAAAAAAACTTCAGAATAAGCAACGGTTGGCTTTTGGTATTGCTGGTGGTATTATGCAGGTTGGCTTAAATGGAGACGAACTTATTACACCCGATGGAAACTATTCTGGAAGTATAGACCATATTGACCCCATTTTACCCGCCATTACTACTAACGCAGTTGCTTTTGAAGTAGGTGCTGGTGTATATTGGAATAACCAAAAATGGTATGCAGGTTTGACTACAGAAAGGGCAATAGCTACTAAAACAAGATTCAATTTTGAAAACGGTAACTTATTGCTTAAAAATCAACTTCACACTACCTTTAATGTAGGCACAGAGTTTTGGCTTACCAATATAATAACCTTACATCCTAACGCAGTAGTGAAAACCAATTTTAAAGTATTACAAACCGAGGCTTTGTTGATAGCTGCATTTTCAGAAATCTATCAGATAGGAATAGGATTTCGAGGCTATAACCCCAACAGTATTGATGCTTTTTTATTATACGGAGGTATTTTGTTAAATAAAAAATTATCTGTTGGTTATACATACGACATTACCTTGTCGGGGTTGCGCAATACTTCTTCAGGCTCGCACGAGTTGGGTATTAAATACCAAAAACCTTTATTATTTAAATCGGCCAAGGGCAAAACTTTATATAATCCACGGTTTTTATAA
- a CDS encoding SUMF1/EgtB/PvdO family nonheme iron enzyme, with amino-acid sequence MKHVLKSTFLLMLMLSLAVSYTSCSKKGGGGSKQTSSATGWNYNDPKWGGFEVAEKKEQKNGPGLILVPGGTFVMGNTEQDLMFEYHSIPRRVTVSSFYMDETEVANVHYREYIFWLNKTFGASFPEMVEKAKPDTLCWLDELTYNEPYVEYYFQHPAYNDYPVVGVTWLQAREYCKWRSDRVNESELIKEGIIDFSPEQSGADHFNTEAYLLGQYEPIEKKGMKNLSPNAESETRRVRFDDGILLPDYRLPTEAEWEYAALAQIAEGKDEERYTDRKMYPWVGSGVRYGKHGKWHGDMMANFKRGEGDYMGIAGALNDNAEITAPVISYVPNDFGLYNMAGNVSEWCLDVYRPMTSQDAGDFNPFRGNIFTVKEKDEEGKVAPKDSLGRIKYRELTDDELGKRDNIRKANAINYRDGDNESTALYDTASTLITDKSRVYKGGSWKDPAYFMTPGTRRYMDEDKSGAHLGFRCAMIRVGSPDGKKIKAPKVKKAKL; translated from the coding sequence ATGAAACACGTTTTGAAAAGTACTTTTCTGCTAATGCTTATGTTAAGTTTGGCAGTTTCATACACATCGTGCAGCAAAAAAGGTGGCGGCGGAAGCAAGCAAACCTCATCTGCTACCGGGTGGAATTACAACGACCCCAAATGGGGCGGCTTTGAAGTAGCCGAGAAAAAAGAACAAAAAAACGGTCCGGGTTTAATACTCGTACCGGGCGGTACTTTTGTGATGGGTAATACCGAGCAAGACCTTATGTTTGAGTACCACAGTATTCCACGCAGGGTTACCGTATCTTCTTTTTATATGGACGAAACTGAAGTTGCCAATGTTCACTACCGCGAGTACATTTTTTGGCTAAACAAAACCTTTGGAGCATCGTTTCCTGAAATGGTTGAAAAAGCCAAACCCGACACCCTTTGCTGGTTAGACGAACTTACCTACAACGAACCCTACGTTGAATATTATTTTCAGCACCCCGCGTATAATGACTACCCCGTGGTGGGTGTTACCTGGCTTCAAGCCCGCGAGTACTGTAAATGGCGCTCAGACAGGGTAAACGAATCGGAGTTGATTAAAGAGGGCATTATTGATTTTAGCCCCGAACAATCAGGTGCCGACCACTTTAATACCGAAGCCTACTTGTTAGGCCAATACGAACCCATTGAAAAGAAAGGAATGAAAAACCTAAGCCCTAACGCCGAAAGCGAAACCCGCCGGGTGCGTTTTGACGATGGTATTTTATTGCCCGACTACCGCCTGCCAACCGAAGCTGAATGGGAATATGCAGCCTTAGCCCAAATTGCCGAAGGCAAAGACGAAGAGCGTTATACCGACCGCAAAATGTATCCATGGGTAGGTAGCGGTGTGCGCTATGGCAAACATGGCAAATGGCACGGCGACATGATGGCTAACTTTAAACGCGGCGAAGGTGACTACATGGGTATTGCCGGCGCGTTAAACGATAATGCCGAAATTACTGCACCTGTTATTAGCTATGTACCAAACGATTTTGGCCTTTATAATATGGCAGGTAATGTTAGCGAATGGTGTTTAGACGTTTATCGTCCAATGACAAGCCAAGATGCCGGAGACTTTAACCCCTTCCGTGGTAATATCTTCACAGTTAAAGAAAAAGACGAAGAAGGTAAAGTTGCTCCTAAAGATAGTTTAGGTCGTATTAAATACCGCGAACTTACCGATGACGAATTGGGCAAACGCGACAATATTCGCAAGGCTAATGCTATTAATTACCGCGATGGCGACAATGAATCAACTGCCTTATATGATACTGCAAGTACTTTAATTACCGATAAATCGCGCGTGTACAAAGGCGGCTCGTGGAAAGACCCCGCTTACTTTATGACACCCGGAACCCGCCGTTATATGGATGAAGATAAAAGCGGTGCTCACCTTGGTTTCCGCTGCGCTATGATTAGAGTGGGTAGCCCTGATGGTAAAAAAATTAAAGCACCAAAAGTTAAAAAAGCTAAATTATAA
- the gldL gene encoding gliding motility protein GldL: protein MSILHSNWFKYFKNLFIGVGAGFIIIGALFKIMHWKNANEILIYAMLFEASIFFLQAIIPPHKDYYWEKLYPGLDNVNAKVSPLIDSGTTGNNTMKLDKALDQAGVNDNLIKRLGTHLTSLTDNLGQLGEVTGTAGVTADFTKNAKAASDALSKVSASYTSAANVANDLAVAAEDTKKYQTQVQLVSKNLAALNAVYELELQDTNNHLKAMNKFYNNLTSAIENLNESVDDTKKYRENLTVLNRNLGALNNVYGNMLTAMAMGANAANTPAK from the coding sequence ATGTCCATTTTACATTCCAATTGGTTTAAGTATTTTAAAAACCTTTTTATTGGTGTAGGCGCGGGTTTCATTATCATTGGTGCACTATTTAAAATTATGCACTGGAAGAATGCAAATGAAATATTGATTTACGCGATGTTATTCGAGGCTTCGATTTTCTTTCTTCAAGCCATCATTCCTCCTCACAAAGATTACTACTGGGAAAAATTATACCCAGGTCTAGACAATGTAAATGCCAAAGTTAGCCCCTTAATTGATAGCGGCACTACCGGCAATAACACCATGAAATTAGACAAAGCCCTTGACCAGGCTGGCGTAAACGACAATTTAATCAAACGTCTTGGCACTCATTTAACATCGCTTACCGATAATTTAGGCCAATTAGGCGAGGTTACTGGCACTGCTGGTGTAACTGCCGATTTTACTAAAAATGCTAAAGCTGCTTCTGATGCGTTGTCAAAAGTTTCAGCCTCGTACACAAGTGCTGCTAACGTTGCCAACGACTTGGCCGTGGCCGCTGAAGACACTAAAAAATACCAAACACAAGTACAATTAGTATCGAAAAACTTAGCTGCCTTAAATGCTGTTTACGAATTAGAGTTGCAAGACACTAATAACCACCTAAAAGCAATGAACAAGTTTTACAATAACCTTACTTCGGCTATTGAAAACTTAAACGAGTCAGTTGACGATACCAAAAAATACCGTGAAAACTTAACCGTATTGAACCGCAATTTAGGTGCTTTAAACAATGTGTACGGAAACATGCTTACCGCTATGGCGATGGGCGCAAATGCTGCTAACACACCCGCAAAATAA
- a CDS encoding polysaccharide deacetylase family protein gives MRQFWLSPPQWLRNYVLPKAIFTGKVPSNSVKPPLYLTFDDGPNPNVTPQILSILAQYQAKATFFCIGRQVEQFQDVFNEVVKNDHAVGNHSYQHQQWLWLNPKAYLADIARCNNIFTTNLHRPPFGRITPQIISWLAKKGNPHKKQFYGM, from the coding sequence ATGCGGCAGTTTTGGCTGAGTCCACCGCAATGGCTTCGAAACTATGTTTTGCCTAAAGCCATTTTTACGGGCAAGGTACCGTCAAACAGTGTAAAGCCACCACTGTATTTAACTTTTGACGATGGCCCTAATCCAAACGTAACGCCACAGATATTAAGTATTTTAGCGCAATACCAAGCTAAAGCCACTTTTTTTTGTATAGGCCGGCAAGTCGAGCAATTTCAAGATGTTTTTAATGAGGTAGTTAAAAATGACCACGCGGTAGGCAATCATAGCTACCAGCACCAGCAGTGGCTGTGGTTAAACCCTAAGGCGTATTTAGCCGATATTGCACGATGTAACAATATTTTTACTACCAATTTGCATCGCCCACCTTTTGGGCGCATTACCCCACAAATAATAAGTTGGCTCGCAAAAAAAGGTAATCCGCACAAAAAACAGTTTTATGGCATGTAA
- a CDS encoding SUMF1/EgtB/PvdO family nonheme iron enzyme codes for MVYIHSGTFHSGPSDQDINNALIQRSQSKSIQGFYMDETEITNNEYRQFVYYVRDSIAHKKLGHVKPTEDGSGEIIDWSYELDWSPTAISGGGGGGGAEGAAPAEGGDGGGEGATASGGSLADMFYQGDDEFWGKKELDVRQLIYEREWYDWKSAAQKVNRDNNARGSYIKSEKVSIYPDTLVWVHDFSYSYNEPMTRNYFWHPAFDDYPVVGVNWNQANAFCAWRSKLWNDYKMENKETMGEEFRLPFEDEWEYAARGGLENAPYPWGGPYLRNSQGCLLANFKPGRGNYPEDGGFYTVRADSYHPNGFGLYNMAGNVAEWTSTAFYENANSFSHDMNSDIRYDVKIISSGCYKQKEVKKKDLIRLHKSTPYEVFF; via the coding sequence ATGGTATATATTCATTCGGGTACATTCCATTCAGGCCCCAGTGACCAAGACATTAACAACGCGCTTATTCAGCGCAGCCAGTCCAAGTCTATACAAGGATTTTATATGGACGAAACTGAAATTACCAATAACGAGTACAGACAGTTTGTTTATTACGTTCGCGACTCAATTGCACACAAAAAACTTGGCCACGTTAAACCTACTGAAGATGGTAGCGGCGAAATTATTGACTGGAGCTACGAGCTTGATTGGTCGCCTACTGCTATAAGCGGTGGTGGCGGCGGCGGTGGTGCTGAAGGTGCTGCCCCTGCTGAAGGTGGTGATGGCGGTGGTGAAGGCGCAACTGCCAGTGGTGGTAGCCTTGCCGATATGTTTTACCAAGGCGACGATGAGTTTTGGGGCAAAAAAGAGTTAGATGTGCGCCAGCTTATTTACGAACGTGAATGGTACGACTGGAAATCGGCTGCTCAAAAAGTAAACCGCGACAATAACGCACGTGGCTCGTACATCAAAAGTGAAAAAGTAAGTATTTATCCGGATACCTTAGTATGGGTGCATGATTTCTCGTACTCATACAACGAACCAATGACACGGAACTATTTTTGGCATCCAGCCTTCGATGATTATCCCGTAGTAGGCGTGAATTGGAACCAGGCAAACGCATTTTGTGCATGGCGTTCAAAACTATGGAATGACTACAAAATGGAAAACAAAGAAACAATGGGTGAAGAATTTCGTTTGCCCTTTGAAGATGAATGGGAATATGCCGCTCGTGGTGGCTTAGAAAATGCACCATATCCATGGGGAGGTCCATATCTGCGCAATAGCCAAGGTTGCTTGTTAGCCAACTTTAAACCTGGACGCGGTAATTACCCCGAGGATGGTGGTTTTTACACCGTGCGCGCCGACTCTTACCACCCCAACGGCTTTGGCTTGTACAATATGGCAGGTAACGTAGCTGAGTGGACTTCGACCGCTTTTTACGAAAATGCCAACTCATTTTCACATGACATGAACTCAGATATTCGCTACGATGTTAAAATCATTTCATCCGGATGCTATAAGCAAAAAGAGGTAAAAAAAAAAGACCTTATAAGGTTGCACAAATCAACTCCTTATGAGGTCTTTTTTTAA